Genomic segment of Xanthomonas sp. DAR 35659:
CACGGCGGTCAGCAGGCCGACGCGCTTGACGTAGGCGCGGTTGTCGTCCCGGAACAGCGGATCGCGGGCATTGAGGCTTTCGTGCGGATTGGGCACCAGCCGGTCGATCACCACGATCAGCGCCATGCCCGCGAGGAAGGCCAGGGTGGCGTAGGCGTAGCCCAGGTTGGGATCGAACGCCTTGGAGAAGGCGGTGATCGCTTTGCCGAGGATCTCGGTCAGCGACACGTACACCATCGCGCCGCCGGCGAAGGCGAGGCCGAACGCCAGCAGGCGTGGATTGGGGCCCTTGGTGAACAGCACCAGCACGCTGCCCAGCGCGGTGGCCAGGCCGGCGGCCAGGGTGACCGCCAGCGCGATCCAGACGTTGTGCAAGGGGATATCCAGCATGCGCCGGGCGGCTCCTGAGGCGAGACGACGATGAGAGCGGGCGCACTGCGGGCGTCGCGTGAAGGCGGCGCGGCGGCGCCGTCGATGCCTAGGACGCGCTGCGCCCGCGCGGATCAGCCGGCGCCGTGCGCCTTCGCGTCGAGCGCGAAGCACTGGTCCGGACGCTGCGCCGGCGGGGTGAAGTTGACCGGGACCTGGATCGTCCACGGCACCGCCTGGCCATTGCGGGTGGCGGGCTTGAACACCCAGTCGCGCACGCGCTGCTGCGCCGAGGCGTCGAGCTTGGGCTGGCCGCTGCTGCTGACCAACTGCACGTCGGTCGGCTTGCCCTGCACGCCGACCACCACCTTCAGCACCGCCTTGCCGCCGAGCCCGGCGCAGGCCAGTTCGATCGGGTAATCCGGCGGCGGCGTCTGCACCGCGGCGACGTCGGTCGGCGGCGCCACCGGCGTCTGGGTCTGCGCCTGTTCGGACTTGCCGCAGCCGCCGAGCAGCGCGGCCGCGGCGAGCAAGGACAGCGCCGGAAGGAGGGGGCGACACGGGGACAGGGCAGGCATGGGGGTCATTCCGGAAGGGCCGACGCCTTGGCGGCGCAGATGAAGTCGTTTTCGCTGAGGCCGCCGACGTCGTGGGTGGAATAGCGCACCACCACGCGGTCGTAGTGCACGCCCAGGTCGGGGTGGTGGTCTTCGCGGTGCGCGATCCAGGCCAGCGCGTTCACGAACGCCAGGGTGCGGTAGTAGTCGGGGAAGCGGAACGTGCGGCTGATCGCCGTGCCGTTGTCGACCACCTCCCAGCCGGGCACCTGCGGCAGCAGTTCGGCCAGGCGCGCCTGGGTGAGCCGGTATTCGCTGCCCTTGCAGGTCGAGCAATGGGCCTGGTGCAGGGGGATCAGGTCGTTCATTCTGGGGTCTCTGCGGCGCGGCAGCTGAACCTGCCAGGCAAGGGGGCGTCCGCGGTGAGCGGATCACGTGGAAGCGCTAGAATAACCGCATGATCCAGATCTCAGACAACGCGCAGACCCATTTCCGCAAACTGCTCGAACGCGAGGCCGTGCCCGGCATGGGCGTGCGCCTGAGCGCGGTCGATCCGGGCACCGCCCGCGCCGATGCGCGGCTGGAGTTCGCCGAGCCGGCGGACCTGGCCGGCGACGAGTGGGCGATCGACTGCGCCGGTTTCACCTTGTACGTCGCCGCCGACAGCGTCGCCTGGCTCGATGGCGCCGAGATCGACTACGTCACCCAGGGCACCGGCCAGCAACTGACGATCAAGGCGCCGAAGATCAAGGGCGAGGCGCCTGGCGAGGCCGCGTCCTTGGTCGAGCGGGTGCGCTGGGTGGTCGAGAACGAGGTCAACCCGCAACTGGCGCAGCATGGCGGCCGCGTGGCGGTGCAGGAAGTATCGGCCGAGGGCGTGGTACTGCTGCGCTTCGGCGGCGGCTGCCACGGCTGCGGCATGGCCGACGTGACCTTGAAGCAGGGCATCGAGAAGACGCTGATGGGGCGCGTGCCGGGCATCACCGCCGTGCGCGACGCCACCGACCACGACAGTGGCAGCGCGCCGTACATTCCGCGCGATTCCGCGGCCTGATTCTCCCGCAACGCCGGTGACGCGCGCCACCGACATCCTCGCCGCGCTGTTGGCGCGGTCGCCACGCAAGCTGCTGCGCGACCGCCGCACCGGCCTGCCGTACGGCTGGGCGCACTGGATCGGCTCGCAACCGGCGCGGCCGCGCGCCTTCGCCGCGCCCGAGCTGATCGCGGCGATGCCGCAGATCGCGCCGCCCGCGACCGGGCGGCTGCCGGCGCTGAGCCCGTGGCGGGCGTTCCGCAGCCTGTGGTGGCAGCACTGGGATCCGGCGCCGTACGACCAGCGCTGGTGGCGGCGCGGCGCGGCGCTGGCGAGCCTGTTGCTGCACCTGCTGTTCGCGTTGTTCCTGCTGTGGGCGGCATTCGTGCGCTGGTTGCCGCCGCGTCCGGATGCCGGTGAGGCCGGGCGCGTGCAGGTGGAGTTCGTGGGTCGTGGCACGCCAGCCGAGACGGGCGGCGGCGCGGCGGCGCAGGACGCCGCGGCTGCTGCGCAGCCCGCCGTCTCGGCCCCAGCCCCAGCCCCGGCGTCCCGGGCTGCGCCGGCGGTGGCGCGGACTGCGCCCCGCGCTGCGCCAACGGCGCCTGCCGCGAGCGCGGCGCAGGCGGCGGCCCCGTCACCGCCGCCGTCCGCGCCACCGCCGCCCGCCGAACAACCGCTGCAGGTCACCGAGACCGCGCAGCCGAGTACCGACTTCGTGTTGCCGCCACCGCCTCCTGTGCGCGCTCCGAATCCTGCCCCGCGCGCGATCGCGCCGCCGCCCGTGCAGGTGACGGAGCGCGAGGTCGAGGTGGTCACCGAGGTGCCGGTGGTGGCGCAGATCCGCCCGCGCGAGGTCGCGGTGCCGTCGCCGTCCGGACCGCAGGTGCAGGTGCGCGAACGCGAAGTCCCGGCGCCGCTGCCGCAGGTCCAGGTGCCGATGCCGCAGATCCGTCCGCGCGATCCGGCGCCGACGCTGCACGCGGCGGAAGCGCCGCAGGTGCGGCAGATCGAACTGCCCACGCCGGTCGCGGCGTCCGCGGCGGCGGCGCCGTCCGCGCAGCCGGCCCCTGCGGCGGCAACCGCGGCGGCCACGCCGACGGCCGCGGCCAGCACCACGCCAGCGACGGCCGCCGCGCAGGGCAGGGCCGAGACGCCAGCGCCGCCAGGGGCAGGCAGTGCACCGCCCGGCAAGCAGGCGCCCGCGCCGGGCAGCGGTCCGGCCGCGGCCGCGCGCGACGGGGGCTGGGCGACGCTGCAACGCGGCGACGATTGGGGGGCGGCGGCGCGCAACCGCGCCGGCGATGCGGGCGCGGGCCAGGGGAATGGTTTGTTCAATGGCGACGGCAGCGTGCGCGTGCCGGGCGGAGAAGGCCAGGGCAAGGCGCCGCCGCGCGGCGCCCCCGGTGCCGAGACCGACACCTGGTCGCGCGACCAGATCGCCAATGCCGGCCAATGGCTCAAGCGCCCGCCGTACGACTACACCCCGACCTCGTTCGACAAATACTGGCTGCCGAATGCGACGCTGCTGGAGGACTGGGTGCGGCGCGGCATCAAGAGCGTCAACATCCCGATTCCCGGCACCACCAGCAGCATTTCCTGCGTGATCTCGATCCTGCAGTTGGGCGGCGGCTGCGGCATCACCGATCCCAACCTCAACGACCAGCCGGCCAGCGCGCGGCCACCGCCGGACGTGCCGTTCAAACCTGGATTGCAGGAAGACAACGGCAGCGTGAAGTAGATCCGCGACCGGCCGCGCGCGCTGCTTCACCGATCATGGAAAGCAGGCACTGCCGGTGTGCGAGGGTAACGCCAGCGTCACGTCGGGCGAACGCACGCGGCGTCGGCTGCCGCGGCAGCCGTCGTCGCCGGTATGCGAGACACGGCATTGGAACAGTGGTGCGCTGACGCTGGGCCGGCGTCCGCGGGTACGTGCATCGCCGGTGTGCGAGACACGGCACAGCAGCCGGGCGAGTGGCGCGGTCTGCGAGCGGCCATGGCCGTCGCGCAAAGGCGCTGTCTGTTTCGGCCGTCGACCGCGGGAATGCTCCGCTCGGCAGGGCGCCGCATGCTGGTGGCTGAGCCGCGCCGGCGCGGGACGCCGGCGCCGGGTTCAGTTCAGGCCGTGCATGTCGCGCAGTTGCGTGCTCCGCGAACCGAAGTAGGCGGCCAGGTCGGCGATGTCCTGGTCGCTGAGCGGCGCCGCCTGCGGGGCCATCAGCGGATGTTGGCGATCGCCGGCGCGGTAGGCCTGCAGCGCATGCGCGATGTAGTCGCCGTACTGGCCGCCAAGCTTGGGGTAGGTCGGGTCGATCGGCGCGTTGCCGTCGGCGCCGTGGCAGTCGATGCAGCTCTGCCCGGTGGCCTTGCCCTTGGCGTGGGCGAGCTTGTCGCCTGCCTCGATGCGCCCGGGGGGCAGGCCGGCGGACGAGCTGGAGCCGTGCTCGCCGCTGGCGTGGCCGGGGTCGCCGGCGGACTGGCTGGTGGATTCCACCTGCGATTGCGAACAGGCCCCCAACCACAGGGCAGCAAGCAGGACGATGGCGGGACGCAGGGCGTGCTCGGCTTTCGGCATGGGAAGGCTACTTGAGGGTGGTCAGGAAAGCGGCGATGTCGGCGATATCCTGGTCGGAGAAGCTTTCCGCCTGGGCCTGCATGGTCGGGTGCTTGCGCTTGCCGAGCCGATATTCGGTCAGCGCCTGGGTCAGGTATTGCGCCGACTGGCCGCCGATCTTGGGAATGCGGTAACTCGGATAGGCGTTCTTGTAGCCGGTCACGCCGTGACAGCCCTGACAGGTGTAGGTCAGCAGCTTGCCGTTGGCGGCATTGCCGACGGCGGGAGCGGGCGCTGCCGGAGCGGCGGCCGGGGCGGAAGCTGGAGCTGGAGCGGCGGGCGCCGGCGCGGTCTGCGCCGCTGCCGGGGCAACCCCGAGAGCGACGAGTACGGCCAGGGCAAAACAAGCGGCTAGCGGCTGCGTGCGCATGGTTTCGTGGTCCGAGGACGGGACTGGGGTTCCG
This window contains:
- a CDS encoding energy transducer TonB, whose product is MPALSPCRPLLPALSLLAAAALLGGCGKSEQAQTQTPVAPPTDVAAVQTPPPDYPIELACAGLGGKAVLKVVVGVQGKPTDVQLVSSSGQPKLDASAQQRVRDWVFKPATRNGQAVPWTIQVPVNFTPPAQRPDQCFALDAKAHGAG
- a CDS encoding 4a-hydroxytetrahydrobiopterin dehydratase; translated protein: MNDLIPLHQAHCSTCKGSEYRLTQARLAELLPQVPGWEVVDNGTAISRTFRFPDYYRTLAFVNALAWIAHREDHHPDLGVHYDRVVVRYSTHDVGGLSENDFICAAKASALPE
- a CDS encoding NfuA family Fe-S biogenesis protein, giving the protein MIQISDNAQTHFRKLLEREAVPGMGVRLSAVDPGTARADARLEFAEPADLAGDEWAIDCAGFTLYVAADSVAWLDGAEIDYVTQGTGQQLTIKAPKIKGEAPGEAASLVERVRWVVENEVNPQLAQHGGRVAVQEVSAEGVVLLRFGGGCHGCGMADVTLKQGIEKTLMGRVPGITAVRDATDHDSGSAPYIPRDSAA
- a CDS encoding transmembrane repetitive protein, with translation MTRATDILAALLARSPRKLLRDRRTGLPYGWAHWIGSQPARPRAFAAPELIAAMPQIAPPATGRLPALSPWRAFRSLWWQHWDPAPYDQRWWRRGAALASLLLHLLFALFLLWAAFVRWLPPRPDAGEAGRVQVEFVGRGTPAETGGGAAAQDAAAAAQPAVSAPAPAPASRAAPAVARTAPRAAPTAPAASAAQAAAPSPPPSAPPPPAEQPLQVTETAQPSTDFVLPPPPPVRAPNPAPRAIAPPPVQVTEREVEVVTEVPVVAQIRPREVAVPSPSGPQVQVREREVPAPLPQVQVPMPQIRPRDPAPTLHAAEAPQVRQIELPTPVAASAAAAPSAQPAPAAATAAATPTAAASTTPATAAAQGRAETPAPPGAGSAPPGKQAPAPGSGPAAAARDGGWATLQRGDDWGAAARNRAGDAGAGQGNGLFNGDGSVRVPGGEGQGKAPPRGAPGAETDTWSRDQIANAGQWLKRPPYDYTPTSFDKYWLPNATLLEDWVRRGIKSVNIPIPGTTSSISCVISILQLGGGCGITDPNLNDQPASARPPPDVPFKPGLQEDNGSVK
- a CDS encoding c-type cytochrome; translation: MPKAEHALRPAIVLLAALWLGACSQSQVESTSQSAGDPGHASGEHGSSSSAGLPPGRIEAGDKLAHAKGKATGQSCIDCHGADGNAPIDPTYPKLGGQYGDYIAHALQAYRAGDRQHPLMAPQAAPLSDQDIADLAAYFGSRSTQLRDMHGLN
- a CDS encoding c-type cytochrome, which codes for MRTQPLAACFALAVLVALGVAPAAAQTAPAPAAPAPASAPAAAPAAPAPAVGNAANGKLLTYTCQGCHGVTGYKNAYPSYRIPKIGGQSAQYLTQALTEYRLGKRKHPTMQAQAESFSDQDIADIAAFLTTLK